The following are encoded together in the Scytonema millei VB511283 genome:
- a CDS encoding DUF2382 domain-containing protein → MIYPTSDRSHFNLLVEKLRKKLKDFFVVNLQGDRIGIVKDIIVDRQQQLQLIVSSKVGSLASNLQINSKQIRKIEVADKFVAVDFTFVPEEIERDITQEPDRELHSSSSQDIMMRGGLEVASSEPLARQLEVVPSELSAPMTSEINNQINTQLSSSQDISTEEIIKLLAERVVVERTKRKVGEVIVRKEIETRMVEVPVRYEKLIVEQVNPEHKQIAEINLGQETLADRKVNSWDVGEKNQSVGELTVTGRFDSPKVASLLLNAIARERQHGCQQIRIEIVVDSPDKQKTYQEWCDRCSQ, encoded by the coding sequence ATGATATATCCAACGTCCGATCGCAGCCATTTCAATCTCTTGGTTGAAAAACTCAGAAAGAAATTAAAGGATTTCTTCGTCGTAAATTTGCAAGGCGATCGAATTGGCATCGTAAAGGATATCATTGTAGATCGCCAACAGCAGTTACAATTGATCGTTTCTTCTAAAGTTGGGAGCTTAGCTTCAAACTTGCAAATCAACAGTAAGCAAATACGAAAAATTGAAGTAGCAGATAAATTTGTAGCAGTCGATTTTACATTTGTACCTGAAGAAATAGAGCGAGATATCACTCAAGAACCCGACCGAGAACTGCATTCAAGTAGCAGTCAAGACATAATGATGAGAGGCGGCTTAGAAGTTGCTTCTAGCGAACCTCTAGCAAGGCAATTGGAAGTTGTACCATCGGAACTATCAGCACCCATGACCAGCGAAATAAACAACCAAATTAATACCCAATTGAGTTCATCTCAAGACATATCAACAGAAGAGATTATTAAATTACTAGCAGAAAGAGTAGTAGTAGAGCGAACAAAACGTAAAGTTGGCGAAGTTATTGTCCGCAAAGAAATAGAAACGCGGATGGTAGAAGTCCCAGTGCGGTATGAGAAGCTGATTGTAGAACAGGTTAATCCAGAACACAAGCAAATAGCTGAAATTAATTTAGGACAAGAAACTCTTGCCGATCGCAAAGTGAATTCCTGGGATGTTGGTGAAAAAAATCAAAGTGTAGGTGAATTGACAGTAACAGGTAGATTTGATTCGCCTAAAGTTGCCAGTCTATTATTAAACGCGATCGCCCGCGAACGTCAGCACGGATGTCAGCAAATTCGGATTGAAATTGTCGTAGACAGTCCAGATAAACAAAAGACTTATCAAGAATGGTGCGATCGGTGTTCTCAGTAA
- the dnaA gene encoding chromosomal replication initiator protein DnaA gives MDLSPDNLWTQVLERLQLQLSRPSFESWIKTANAERLEDNSLTICTPNAFHRNWLQKRYIKTIADTVQDILGYPVEIHVTVAQGDESVRFAESEVARSSPSNDTTPKASPSNNVKPPELNQKYVFSRFVVGSNSRMAHAAALAVAESPGREFNPLFLCGGVGLGKTHLMQAIGHYRLEIDANSKIFYVSTEQFTNDLIASIRKDSMQSFREHYRAADILLVDDIQFIEGKEYTQEEFFHTFNTLHEAGKQVVLASDRPPNQIPKLQARLCSRFSMGLIADIQPPDFETRMAILQKKAEYENMRLPRNVIEYIASNYTSNIRELEGALIRAVAYISISGLSMTVENLRPVLNPGIEKVAASAESVMMVVADVYDVSVEDLKGNSRRREISWARQIGMYLMRQYTDLSLPRIGEEFGGKDHTTVLYSCEKISQLKDSDPSLEQKLRQLADRISITSRSRN, from the coding sequence GTGGATCTTTCCCCCGATAATCTTTGGACTCAAGTACTGGAGCGATTGCAACTCCAGTTAAGCAGACCTTCTTTTGAATCCTGGATTAAAACTGCCAATGCTGAGCGGCTTGAGGATAATTCCTTGACAATTTGCACTCCCAATGCATTTCATCGAAATTGGTTGCAAAAGCGTTACATCAAAACAATTGCCGATACAGTTCAAGATATTCTCGGCTATCCTGTAGAAATTCACGTTACCGTGGCTCAGGGAGATGAATCCGTGCGTTTTGCCGAGTCAGAAGTCGCTCGGTCGTCTCCGAGTAACGATACCACTCCAAAAGCTTCTCCTAGCAACAATGTGAAGCCGCCAGAACTGAATCAAAAGTATGTATTTTCGCGATTTGTCGTCGGTTCTAACAGTCGGATGGCTCACGCTGCGGCTTTAGCCGTGGCGGAATCTCCAGGACGAGAATTCAACCCGCTATTTTTATGTGGTGGCGTGGGGTTAGGAAAAACTCATCTGATGCAGGCGATCGGTCACTATCGCTTAGAAATTGATGCAAATTCTAAAATTTTCTACGTTTCTACCGAGCAATTCACGAACGATCTGATTGCTTCGATCCGCAAAGATAGTATGCAGAGTTTTCGAGAGCATTATCGTGCTGCCGATATTTTATTAGTCGATGATATTCAATTTATTGAAGGTAAAGAGTACACGCAAGAAGAATTTTTTCATACATTTAATACGCTGCATGAAGCGGGAAAACAAGTCGTTCTAGCATCAGACCGTCCGCCAAACCAAATTCCCAAGTTGCAGGCTCGCTTATGTTCTCGATTCTCAATGGGATTGATTGCCGATATTCAGCCGCCAGATTTTGAAACGAGAATGGCAATTTTACAGAAAAAGGCAGAGTATGAAAATATGCGTCTGCCCAGAAACGTGATTGAGTATATTGCCTCAAATTACACTTCTAATATTAGAGAATTAGAAGGAGCTTTGATTCGTGCTGTCGCTTATATTTCTATTTCTGGCTTATCTATGACCGTAGAAAATCTTCGACCAGTTTTAAATCCAGGCATAGAAAAAGTAGCTGCTTCAGCTGAATCGGTGATGATGGTCGTCGCCGACGTTTATGATGTCTCGGTTGAAGATTTGAAAGGCAATTCACGGCGCAGAGAAATTAGTTGGGCGCGACAAATTGGCATGTATTTAATGCGACAGTATACAGATTTGAGTTTACCGAGAATTGGCGAAGAATTCGGCGGAAAAGACCATACCACCGTACTGTATAGTTGTGAGAAAATTTCTCAGCTCAAGGATAGCGATCCCAGTTTAGAACAAAAGTTAAGACAATTAGCCGATCGCATCAGTATTACGAGTCGCTCGCGGAACTAA
- a CDS encoding bifunctional 4-hydroxy-2-oxoglutarate aldolase/2-dehydro-3-deoxy-phosphogluconate aldolase, whose protein sequence is MFNDSWLKLLQQNRAIAVIRANKIELGCQMAKAVAAGGMQLIEVTWNSDRPAELIAQLRRELPTCTIGTGTILTLEQLQQAIASGAQFLFTPHVDSVLIQAAVARGIPIVPGALSPTEIVTAWMAGASCVKVFPVQALGGTSYIKSLQAPLGNIPLIPTGGVTLENAKEFIAAGAIAVGLSGQLFPKNFIEAENWEAIAQLAKTLMLGVGSRES, encoded by the coding sequence ATGTTTAACGATTCATGGTTGAAGTTATTGCAGCAAAATAGAGCAATCGCTGTGATCCGTGCCAATAAAATTGAGCTAGGTTGTCAAATGGCAAAAGCGGTAGCAGCAGGAGGAATGCAGTTAATCGAAGTTACTTGGAATAGCGATCGCCCCGCCGAGTTGATTGCGCAACTGCGTCGCGAGTTACCTACTTGTACAATTGGTACGGGAACGATTCTAACTTTAGAACAACTGCAACAGGCGATCGCCTCTGGAGCGCAATTTCTCTTCACTCCCCATGTCGATTCTGTCTTAATTCAAGCTGCTGTAGCTCGGGGTATACCGATTGTTCCAGGAGCGCTCTCTCCCACAGAAATTGTCACGGCGTGGATGGCGGGAGCGAGTTGCGTCAAAGTGTTTCCCGTGCAAGCACTAGGAGGCACGAGCTATATTAAGAGCCTACAAGCACCGTTGGGGAATATTCCTTTAATTCCTACCGGTGGAGTAACGTTAGAAAATGCCAAAGAATTTATTGCAGCAGGTGCGATCGCGGTAGGCTTATCCGGTCAATTATTTCCCAAAAATTTTATTGAAGCAGAAAATTGGGAGGCGATCGCGCAATTGGCTAAAACTCTCATGTTAGGAGTCGGGAGTCGGGAGTCGTAG
- a CDS encoding NblA/ycf18 family protein — protein MSHPIELSLEQQFNIRSFETQVEKMDREQAQDFLVKLYRQMVMREATYKELLKHHWGIDGGNWQ, from the coding sequence ATGAGTCACCCAATTGAACTCTCACTCGAACAGCAATTCAACATCCGCTCGTTTGAAACTCAGGTAGAAAAGATGGATCGAGAACAGGCACAAGACTTTCTCGTGAAGTTATATCGTCAAATGGTTATGCGCGAAGCCACCTACAAGGAATTGCTCAAGCACCATTGGGGTATAGACGGAGGTAATTGGCAATAA
- a CDS encoding ABC1 kinase family protein, producing the protein MEKTYTNKSYRWNRENYSRQRRFVDIWMFVLTLLFGLWLDGKAWSYPGGVTEARKIARRKKQAIWIRNTLLDLGPTFIKVGQLFSTRADLFPGEYVEELAKLQDRVPAFGYEQVEATVERELGKKIPELFHSFEPIPLAAASLGQVHKAKLRSGEEVVVKIQRPGLKKLFEIDLAILKGITRYFQNHPDWGRGRDWLGIYEECCRILWEEIDYLNEGRNADTFRRNFREYDWVKVPRIYWRYTSPQVLTLEYAPGIKISHYEAIEAAGLDRKLIAKQGAEAYLHQLLNNGFFHADPHPGNIAVSPEGSLIFYDFGMMGRIKANVREQLMKTLFGIAQKDGDRVVASLVELGALAPTDDMGPVRRSVQFMLDNFMDKPFENQSVSAISDDLYEIAYGQPFRFPATFTFVMRAFSTLEGVGKGLDPEFNFMEVAKPFAFQLMTDGNGSVDGNSFLNELSRQAAQVGSTAFGLPRRLEDTLEKLERGDLRVRVRSIETERLLRRQSSVQVAITYALIVSSFTISATILLISQFAWLALIPGAIAAGTGFSLIRLLMRLDRYDKMF; encoded by the coding sequence ATGGAGAAGACTTACACGAATAAGTCCTATCGTTGGAACCGCGAAAATTACTCGCGCCAACGACGGTTCGTAGACATTTGGATGTTTGTCCTGACGCTACTGTTTGGATTGTGGCTAGATGGAAAAGCTTGGAGCTATCCAGGCGGCGTAACTGAAGCTAGAAAGATTGCTAGGCGCAAAAAACAGGCAATCTGGATTCGCAATACTTTATTGGATCTGGGTCCGACCTTTATCAAAGTCGGACAGCTATTCTCTACCCGTGCCGATTTATTTCCTGGCGAATATGTTGAAGAACTCGCAAAGTTACAGGATCGGGTTCCCGCCTTTGGCTACGAACAAGTAGAAGCAACGGTAGAACGAGAATTAGGCAAAAAGATTCCCGAATTGTTTCATAGTTTTGAACCCATACCTCTAGCAGCGGCGAGTTTAGGTCAAGTCCATAAAGCTAAATTGCGATCGGGTGAGGAGGTTGTTGTCAAAATACAACGCCCTGGATTAAAAAAACTGTTTGAAATTGACCTGGCGATTCTCAAAGGTATTACACGCTACTTTCAAAACCATCCCGACTGGGGGCGCGGTCGAGATTGGCTGGGAATATATGAAGAGTGTTGTCGCATTCTTTGGGAAGAAATTGATTATTTAAATGAAGGTCGCAATGCCGATACGTTTCGCCGCAATTTTCGCGAGTACGATTGGGTTAAAGTCCCTCGAATTTACTGGCGTTACACTTCCCCGCAGGTTTTAACTCTGGAATATGCGCCAGGGATCAAGATCAGCCACTACGAAGCGATAGAAGCCGCTGGCTTAGATCGGAAGTTGATTGCCAAACAAGGGGCTGAAGCCTATTTACACCAGTTACTTAATAATGGCTTCTTTCACGCCGACCCGCACCCGGGTAATATCGCTGTTAGTCCCGAAGGGTCGCTGATTTTTTATGATTTTGGCATGATGGGACGGATCAAGGCAAACGTGCGCGAACAGTTGATGAAGACACTGTTCGGCATTGCGCAAAAAGATGGCGATCGCGTGGTTGCATCTTTAGTAGAACTGGGCGCTTTAGCACCTACAGATGATATGGGTCCAGTCCGGCGATCGGTGCAGTTTATGCTGGACAATTTCATGGATAAGCCGTTTGAGAATCAATCGGTGAGTGCGATTAGCGACGATCTTTATGAAATTGCCTACGGTCAGCCATTTCGCTTTCCGGCTACTTTTACGTTCGTCATGCGGGCTTTTTCTACTCTTGAAGGGGTCGGCAAGGGCTTAGACCCTGAGTTCAACTTTATGGAAGTTGCTAAACCTTTTGCATTCCAGCTTATGACTGATGGTAATGGTTCTGTTGATGGCAATAGCTTCTTGAATGAATTAAGTCGTCAAGCTGCCCAAGTGGGTAGTACTGCTTTCGGCTTACCAAGACGCTTAGAAGACACCCTCGAAAAACTGGAACGAGGAGATTTGCGCGTGCGGGTACGGTCAATTGAAACAGAACGCTTGTTGCGGCGACAGAGTAGCGTCCAAGTCGCCATTACTTACGCTCTAATTGTCAGTTCCTTCACGATTTCGGCAACGATTCTGTTAATTAGTCAATTTGCTTGGCTAGCATTGATCCCTGGGGCGATCGCCGCCGGAACTGGATTTTCTCTGATTCGCTTGCTGATGCGCCTCGATCGCTACGACAAAATGTTTTAA
- a CDS encoding DUF6825 family protein gives MSNPLVHAFFVGRAAAEIVSEKLENALTDALSELGKFDAEAREQLRQFTEQVTERAEREMEVATVGRSTTEIVPQSSQPADLQATIDDMRAEIALLRAELQRYRSNSL, from the coding sequence ATGAGTAATCCTCTGGTTCATGCCTTCTTTGTCGGTAGGGCAGCGGCTGAAATTGTCAGCGAAAAGTTAGAAAATGCATTGACCGATGCGCTGAGCGAATTAGGTAAATTTGATGCTGAAGCACGAGAGCAACTGCGGCAATTTACCGAACAGGTGACGGAGCGAGCAGAGCGGGAAATGGAAGTGGCGACTGTAGGTAGAAGTACTACGGAGATAGTGCCTCAAAGCTCGCAACCCGCCGACTTGCAGGCAACAATCGACGATATGCGGGCTGAAATTGCCCTACTACGGGCTGAATTACAACGCTATCGCAGCAACTCCCTCTAA
- a CDS encoding response regulator transcription factor produces MTKVLAIEDDALLRDSIVNLLTLRGLTAIAAENGYVGLKLAQENIPDLVLCDVKMPGLSGYEVLKSLRQDPNTAAIPFIFLTAENTPEVTAMGADLAANGYLCKPFSTSELMRAIAPFISD; encoded by the coding sequence ATGACGAAGGTTTTGGCGATTGAGGATGATGCACTATTGCGCGATAGTATTGTCAACTTACTCACACTAAGAGGTTTGACAGCGATCGCAGCTGAAAATGGTTACGTCGGATTAAAACTTGCACAAGAAAATATTCCTGACTTGGTATTATGCGATGTGAAAATGCCAGGACTGAGTGGTTACGAAGTTCTGAAATCGCTGCGACAAGACCCAAACACCGCTGCTATTCCATTTATTTTTTTGACTGCTGAGAATACTCCAGAAGTTACGGCTATGGGAGCAGATTTGGCAGCGAATGGTTATTTGTGTAAACCGTTTTCTACATCTGAGTTGATGAGAGCGATCGCACCTTTTATCAGTGACTAG
- the def gene encoding peptide deformylase translates to MEIIQLGNPILRSKAEFVENIDEPQIQQLIDDLLITVKQTNGVGIAAPQVGVGDRIFIVASRPNPRYPHAPEMEPTPMINPKILARSSESVKGWEGCLSIPGIRGSVPRDRSIEVEYSDRYGKLHKQELTDFVARIFQHELDHLDGIVFLDRLETNYDIITEQEYQKLVSG, encoded by the coding sequence ATGGAAATCATTCAACTTGGTAATCCGATTTTGCGAAGTAAAGCTGAGTTTGTGGAAAACATTGACGAGCCGCAAATTCAACAGCTTATAGACGATTTATTAATTACAGTAAAACAGACGAATGGTGTAGGGATTGCTGCACCGCAAGTTGGTGTTGGCGATCGCATTTTTATTGTTGCTTCCCGTCCCAATCCCCGCTATCCTCACGCTCCAGAAATGGAGCCAACACCGATGATTAATCCTAAAATCTTGGCTCGTTCTAGTGAGAGTGTAAAAGGATGGGAAGGTTGTCTGAGTATACCTGGGATTCGCGGTTCCGTACCCCGAGATCGATCGATTGAAGTTGAATATAGCGATCGCTACGGCAAGTTACACAAGCAAGAATTGACCGATTTCGTTGCTAGAATCTTTCAACACGAACTCGACCATCTCGACGGTATCGTCTTCCTCGATCGCCTCGAAACCAACTACGATATTATTACAGAGCAGGAATATCAGAAATTAGTGAGTGGGTAA
- a CDS encoding DUF7219 family protein produces MAKAELSNKNSFIYAQSRYHGKFTPEHLAFNANLQEFAQKLAYISALHTGGKLSSEKAYEQVASLWQKIEQSKRAMNIGSK; encoded by the coding sequence ATGGCAAAAGCAGAGCTAAGTAATAAAAATAGTTTTATTTATGCCCAAAGCAGGTATCATGGCAAATTTACGCCAGAGCATCTGGCTTTTAATGCTAACTTACAAGAATTTGCTCAAAAACTTGCTTATATTTCTGCTTTACATACAGGCGGAAAGCTTTCCTCAGAGAAAGCATACGAACAGGTGGCAAGTCTATGGCAAAAGATAGAGCAGAGCAAACGCGCCATGAACATTGGCTCGAAGTAG
- a CDS encoding creatininase family protein: protein MLLHLSTWLEVEAYLEHSQGVIMPIGSTEQHGPTGLIGTDAICAEAIAKGVGEATQALVAPTINIGMALHHTAFPGSMSLRPSTMIQVVKEYITCLVKAGFTKFFFINGHGGNIATLKAAFSETYAHLADLNLPNAGNIKCYLGNWFMCGSVYQLAKELYGDKEGSHATPSEVALTQYVYPEAIKQAPLSPEVGRGYKIYGAEDFRRRYPDGRMGSDPALATPEHGKQFYELAVKELSHTYLEFVNGE from the coding sequence ATGTTATTGCATCTGAGTACCTGGCTGGAAGTAGAAGCATATCTAGAGCATTCCCAAGGCGTAATTATGCCAATAGGTTCTACAGAGCAACATGGACCTACAGGATTGATTGGAACGGATGCGATTTGTGCAGAAGCGATCGCCAAAGGAGTCGGAGAGGCGACGCAAGCACTGGTTGCACCTACAATCAACATTGGGATGGCACTGCACCACACTGCTTTTCCTGGTTCTATGAGCCTGCGACCCAGCACGATGATTCAAGTGGTAAAAGAATACATAACTTGTCTAGTAAAGGCTGGATTTACCAAATTCTTTTTTATCAACGGTCACGGTGGTAACATTGCTACCCTAAAAGCAGCATTTTCCGAAACCTACGCTCATTTAGCCGATCTCAACCTACCTAATGCTGGTAACATCAAGTGCTATCTAGGTAACTGGTTTATGTGTGGTTCTGTCTATCAGTTAGCAAAAGAATTATACGGCGACAAAGAAGGTTCTCACGCTACGCCAAGCGAAGTTGCACTCACCCAGTACGTTTATCCAGAAGCAATCAAACAAGCGCCTCTATCGCCAGAAGTGGGGAGAGGATATAAAATTTACGGTGCAGAAGATTTCCGCCGTCGTTATCCCGATGGCAGAATGGGTTCCGATCCCGCCTTAGCAACCCCAGAACACGGGAAGCAGTTCTATGAGTTGGCGGTGAAGGAGTTGAGTCACACTTATCTAGAATTTGTGAATGGGGAGTAG
- a CDS encoding DUF2382 domain-containing protein, producing MALHKISDFDPDYRSSFDDRDMKGYSVYSENDEKIGSVSDILVDEEGRFRYFIVDLGFWIFGKKVLLPMGRSRIDYNADRIYATGLTREQAENLPEYNEQDLVDYDYEERVRGVYRTPNYGTASTMGTMGTMGTMGSTAAAPIEREATLDATAPLDPSPSNTGYTAAATSYNRDTYKYDDHDSDLYNLNEQNHQSLKLYEERLIANKRRVKTGEVTIGKHVEVETERVAVPVEKERVVIERVTPTDAGRPVAPGEVDFREGEVARMEVYEETPEIRKEAFVREEVKVKKVVDHQTVNAEETIRREELDVNTGNLPVDENRDRI from the coding sequence ATGGCTTTGCATAAAATCTCAGATTTCGACCCCGATTATCGCAGCAGCTTTGACGATCGCGATATGAAAGGTTACTCTGTATATTCAGAAAATGATGAAAAAATCGGCTCAGTCAGCGACATTTTAGTAGATGAAGAAGGGCGCTTCCGCTATTTTATAGTGGATCTAGGTTTTTGGATTTTTGGCAAAAAAGTTCTGTTGCCAATGGGTCGCTCCAGAATTGATTACAATGCAGACCGTATATATGCAACTGGTTTGACTCGCGAACAAGCAGAAAATTTACCAGAGTATAACGAACAAGATTTAGTCGATTACGACTACGAAGAGAGAGTCAGAGGAGTATATCGTACCCCAAATTATGGTACAGCAAGTACGATGGGTACGATGGGTACGATGGGTACGATGGGTTCAACCGCAGCTGCTCCAATCGAGCGTGAGGCTACACTTGATGCAACTGCACCGCTAGATCCATCTCCTTCTAATACAGGCTATACAGCAGCTGCTACTAGCTACAATCGCGACACCTACAAGTATGACGACCACGATTCAGACTTGTACAATCTTAACGAGCAGAACCACCAAAGTCTCAAACTCTACGAAGAAAGATTGATTGCCAACAAGCGTCGCGTCAAGACTGGGGAAGTTACAATTGGCAAGCATGTAGAGGTCGAAACAGAGAGAGTTGCAGTACCCGTAGAAAAAGAGCGAGTCGTCATCGAGCGCGTGACACCGACGGATGCTGGTAGACCTGTAGCACCTGGCGAAGTAGACTTCCGTGAGGGAGAAGTAGCACGGATGGAAGTTTATGAAGAAACGCCTGAAATTCGTAAAGAAGCGTTCGTGCGTGAAGAAGTTAAAGTGAAGAAGGTCGTAGATCATCAAACTGTTAACGCCGAAGAAACAATCCGCCGCGAAGAGTTGGATGTAAATACTGGCAACTTACCAGTTGATGAAAACCGCGATCGCATCTAA
- a CDS encoding DUF2382 domain-containing protein, producing MPLHTLVDFDPNYQQILDGDDVKWLEVYTEEGQKVGTVTDALLDREGRFRYLVIDYRFDATGKQILIPIGLARIDDDRRRIYVNDLSYAQVARLPEYSDRHAVDYDYEERVRNVYRTTNEQGIGSERETYNYQQDASLYNLNEQNHLTFKLYEERLIANKKRVKAGEVAIGKLVETEIERVEMPITKERLVIERLPASDTNIVASDVPMFAEGEIARVELHAETPEIYKEAFVREEVTVKKIIEQDLVEATESVRHQELDVTVKGQPDVDVVNRIRDRD from the coding sequence ATGCCACTGCACACGCTTGTAGACTTCGATCCTAATTATCAACAAATTCTTGATGGGGATGATGTCAAATGGTTGGAAGTCTATACAGAAGAAGGACAAAAAGTTGGCACGGTGACTGACGCACTACTCGATCGCGAAGGTCGATTTCGTTATCTAGTCATTGATTATCGTTTTGATGCGACAGGAAAGCAAATATTAATTCCAATTGGACTCGCTCGAATTGATGATGACCGACGACGAATTTACGTCAACGATTTGAGTTACGCTCAAGTGGCACGACTGCCAGAATATAGCGATCGCCATGCCGTTGACTATGACTACGAAGAACGAGTACGCAATGTTTATCGTACAACTAACGAGCAGGGTATCGGCTCCGAGCGCGAGACGTACAACTATCAACAAGATGCATCTTTATATAATTTAAACGAGCAAAATCACCTGACTTTTAAACTTTATGAAGAAAGACTAATAGCTAATAAGAAGCGCGTTAAAGCTGGAGAAGTTGCGATCGGCAAACTTGTTGAAACAGAGATAGAACGGGTAGAAATGCCAATTACTAAAGAGCGATTGGTCATTGAGAGACTGCCTGCCTCAGATACCAATATAGTTGCTTCCGACGTACCTATGTTTGCTGAGGGAGAAATTGCGCGGGTAGAGCTGCACGCAGAAACGCCAGAAATTTATAAAGAAGCTTTTGTCAGAGAAGAAGTCACAGTCAAAAAAATAATAGAACAAGATCTTGTAGAAGCAACAGAATCAGTACGACATCAAGAACTAGATGTGACAGTTAAAGGTCAGCCAGATGTAGATGTAGTTAATCGGATACGCGATCGCGATTAG
- a CDS encoding HhoA/HhoB/HtrA family serine endopeptidase, giving the protein MSSRQRNIESRPEPQERKPRRLQLDGTEKTPGSKRNGFGGYFFGNTGNLVETNLEGLVRKSLSDKAGGDRRRLSGTVGRKALTLISGVLCVSLSSCTTITEPFRQSQAQQTPVAPSPVAPTPGTPRAALPSVSDPNFVVAAVQKVGPAVVRINASRTVRRQLPEAFEDPLFRRFFGVPEAQPRERIVRGTGSGFIISANGQILTNAHVVNGADRVSVTLKDGRTLEGKVLGEDPVTDIAVIQVQSNNLPVVEIGNSDELQPGEWVIAIGNPLGLDNTVTAGIVSATDRSASDIGVTDKRIGFIQTDAAINPGNSGGPLLNSRGEVIGMNTAIIQGAQGLGFSIPINAVQRISKQLIATGSVQHPYLGVQMVTLTPEIRQQLEVESQGQIQIPAESGVLVVRVVPNSPAAAAGIRSGDVIQSINNQPVSKTDQVQQIVEQSSVGTQVSVQVQRNGKTAQLSVKLANLPVQQEG; this is encoded by the coding sequence ATGAGCAGCAGGCAACGCAATATTGAGTCACGACCTGAGCCACAAGAGAGAAAACCAAGGCGTTTGCAGCTTGATGGCACTGAAAAAACCCCAGGCAGTAAACGGAATGGGTTTGGCGGGTATTTCTTTGGCAACACAGGCAATCTAGTTGAAACTAACCTTGAAGGACTCGTAAGGAAGAGTTTATCAGACAAAGCAGGGGGCGATCGGCGGCGATTGTCTGGAACTGTTGGCAGGAAGGCATTGACACTGATCTCTGGTGTTTTATGCGTTTCGTTAAGTAGCTGTACTACTATTACAGAGCCTTTCCGTCAATCCCAAGCTCAACAGACTCCCGTAGCTCCATCCCCCGTCGCTCCTACGCCAGGTACTCCTCGCGCTGCTTTACCTAGTGTCAGCGACCCTAATTTTGTCGTCGCCGCCGTTCAGAAAGTTGGTCCGGCTGTGGTGAGAATCAATGCTTCTAGAACAGTGAGACGGCAGCTACCAGAAGCATTTGAAGATCCCCTATTTCGCCGCTTTTTTGGCGTACCAGAGGCTCAACCGCGAGAACGGATCGTGCGCGGCACTGGTTCTGGATTTATTATTAGTGCTAACGGTCAAATCTTGACTAACGCTCATGTAGTCAATGGAGCCGATCGCGTCAGCGTCACGCTTAAAGACGGTCGTACTTTAGAGGGAAAAGTTTTAGGCGAAGATCCGGTGACTGATATCGCCGTAATTCAAGTTCAGTCAAATAATTTACCCGTAGTAGAAATTGGCAATTCTGACGAACTACAACCAGGAGAATGGGTAATTGCGATCGGCAATCCCCTCGGTTTAGATAATACGGTGACAGCAGGAATTGTCAGTGCAACAGACCGTTCTGCGAGTGATATTGGCGTAACTGATAAGCGGATTGGCTTTATTCAAACCGATGCGGCAATCAATCCAGGTAACTCTGGCGGACCCCTGCTGAACTCCCGTGGTGAAGTTATCGGCATGAATACGGCAATCATTCAAGGCGCGCAAGGATTAGGCTTCTCCATTCCAATTAATGCCGTCCAGCGCATATCTAAACAACTTATTGCTACAGGCAGCGTTCAGCACCCTTATTTGGGAGTGCAAATGGTGACGTTAACACCAGAAATTAGACAGCAACTAGAAGTAGAGTCGCAAGGACAAATTCAAATCCCTGCTGAGAGTGGCGTATTAGTAGTCAGAGTCGTGCCTAACTCTCCCGCAGCCGCAGCAGGGATCAGAAGTGGAGATGTCATTCAGTCAATTAACAATCAACCCGTATCGAAAACAGACCAAGTACAGCAGATAGTCGAACAAAGTTCTGTAGGAACCCAAGTTTCCGTCCAAGTTCAACGCAATGGCAAAACCGCACAGCTATCTGTGAAGTTGGCTAATTTACCCGTACAACAAGAAGGATGA